In Aedes albopictus strain Foshan chromosome 3, AalbF5, whole genome shotgun sequence, the following are encoded in one genomic region:
- the LOC109411617 gene encoding epoxide hydrolase 4 has protein sequence MTQSKQYDILQVVPKRQIFKVGLRCLVANLLLLLKWLFECIRCRVHKTTIMRRSIEQVHFPNMQPNFMTESKMGRHSYVKLENTKLHYVEAGCRSNPTVLLLHGFPDCWFGWRYQISELSQYFHVIALDLKGFNDSDKPLWRFDYTPRTICEDLRKFLIAISAKSVSVVGHDLGAIIGWMFAHTNPEMVDKFVSVSTPHPNLLWDNLPRSSPFNRRWLEFIQLPYLPEMEMQHNAERTLKKCYPHILKDKTFISGTNGSVINNLMEGYKYAFSQTEDWRGPLNYYRNFMFFRVKDGETLQCPCLIITGNEDRIYKLESVVKSSDYCENFVIKIVEQSGHAPHQEMSTEFNSTLLKFLIGKRMLLKSSESATASPSRGLVGRVFGGIGAVANNTVRLGNNLKDGYSFATAFNSVPNFMLKS, from the exons ATGACCCAATCCAAACAATACGACATCCTTCAAGTCGTTCCCAAGAGGCAAATTTTTAAGGTGGGCTTGCGCTGTTTGGTGGCCAATTTGCTATTGCTGTTAAAATGGCTGTTCGAGTGCATCAGGTGCCGAGTGCACAAGACCACCATCATGCGGAGATCGATCGAGCAAGTACATTTTCCAAATATGCAGCCCAACTTCATGACCGAGAGCAAAATGGGACGACATTCGTACGTGAAGCTAGAG AACACTAAATTACACTACGTGGAGGCAGGATGCCGCAGCAATCCAACCGTGCTACTTCTTCACGGATTTCCTGATTGCTGGTTCGGATGGCGATACCAA ATTTCAGAGTTGTCCCAGTACTTCCACGTTATCGCACTAGACCTGAAGGGATTCAACGACTCGGACAAGCCCCTGTGGCGTTTCGATTACACACCACGGACAATCTGTGAAGATCTGCGAAAATTTCTGATAGCCATCAGCGCAAAAAGTGTATCGGTTGTGGGCCACGATTTGGGTGCCATTATAGGGTGGATGTTTGCCCACACCAATCCGGAAATGGTGGACAAGTTTGTGAGCGTGTCGACGCCTCATCCGAACCTTCTGTGGGACAACCTGCCACGGAGCTCTCCATTTAACCGGAGAtggctggaattcattcag CTACCCTATCTACCAGAAATGGAGATGCAGCACAATGCGGAGCGTACCCTGAAAAAGTGCTACCCCCATATTCTGAAGGACAAAACGTTCATATCCGGAACAAACGGATCTGTGATAAACAATCTCATGGAAGGCTACAAGTACGCGTTCAGCCAAACGGAGGACTGGCGTGGTCCGTTGAACTACTATCGGAACTTTATGTTCTTCCGGGTAAAGGACGGCGAAACGCTGCAGTGCCCATGCCTGATCATTACGGGCAACGAGGATCGAATATACAAGCTGGAATCGGTGGTCAAGAGCTCGGACTACTGCGAAAATTTTGTGATCAAGATCGTTGAGCAGTCGGGTCATGCTCCCCATCAGGAAATGTCGACTGAATTCAACAGCACTCTACTGAAGTTTTTGATAG GAAAACGAATGCTCTTGAAATCATCAGAAAGTGCAACAGCATCTCCTTCGCGAGGATTGGTGGGGAGAGTCTTTGGAGGTATTGGTGCGGTGGCGAACAATACGGTCAGGCTGGGGAACAATCTCAAGGATGGCTACTCCTTTGCAACGGCTTTCAACAGTGTGCCAAATTTTATGCTAAAGAGTTAG